A single genomic interval of Flavihumibacter rivuli harbors:
- a CDS encoding tyrosine-type recombinase/integrase produces the protein MPIPTDTLVNEFIAYLRFEKRYSDHTVRAYEDDLAQFFAFLADPQKGAYGRIDPREVAAVMVRTWLADLRSAPVPASPRTLNRKLSTLKSFYKYLLKRGVVTSTPLVNVVAPRVNKRLPVFVDEKQSERLLKDTEIGEGWKGFTANLIIALLYQTGMRLSELVNLKESHINGYGSSLKILGKGNKERIIPIGPDLLNSIRDYVSEKRTTIASPDREYLLVTDKGKKLYPKYVYRIVNEHLKEVTTLSKRSPHVLRHSFATHLMNNGADLNAVKELLGHASLAATQVYTHTTIGQLKEIHKKAHPKG, from the coding sequence ATGCCTATACCAACAGACACCCTGGTTAATGAATTCATTGCCTACCTGCGTTTCGAGAAGCGCTACTCTGACCATACGGTGAGGGCATATGAGGACGACCTGGCCCAGTTCTTTGCATTTCTTGCAGACCCCCAAAAGGGGGCATATGGCAGGATTGATCCAAGGGAAGTGGCAGCTGTCATGGTCAGGACCTGGCTGGCCGACCTGAGGAGTGCCCCGGTTCCTGCCTCTCCAAGGACGCTTAATCGGAAATTGTCTACACTGAAATCATTTTATAAGTACCTGCTGAAGCGTGGGGTGGTTACTTCAACCCCGCTGGTCAATGTGGTAGCCCCCAGGGTGAATAAGCGACTGCCGGTATTTGTTGATGAAAAACAATCCGAAAGGCTTCTAAAAGATACTGAGATAGGGGAGGGTTGGAAGGGATTCACGGCCAACCTCATTATTGCCCTCTTGTACCAAACGGGGATGCGCCTGAGCGAGTTGGTCAACCTAAAGGAATCGCATATCAATGGTTATGGGTCCAGTTTAAAGATCCTGGGAAAGGGCAATAAGGAAAGGATTATTCCGATAGGACCAGATCTCCTTAATTCGATCAGGGACTATGTATCGGAAAAACGGACAACCATAGCATCGCCCGATAGGGAATACTTGCTGGTAACGGATAAGGGCAAAAAGCTCTACCCCAAATATGTATACCGGATCGTGAATGAACACCTTAAGGAGGTGACCACCCTGAGTAAGCGGAGTCCACACGTCTTAAGGCATAGTTTTGCCACGCATTTGATGAACAATGGAGCAGACCTTAATGCCGTAAAAGAGCTGTTGGGACACGCCAGTCTGGCTGCAACCCAGGTCTATACCCATACCACCATAGGGCAGCTCAAGGAAATCCATAAGAAAGCCCATCCGAAGGGTTGA